The uncultured Fretibacterium sp. genome includes a region encoding these proteins:
- a CDS encoding LptF/LptG family permease, which yields MRISGGLSPLGLHILDRLVLKAVAGPFVFGVLIFTLIFVAGDLLFQAARLIIEQGVSLGVVTRLFLYRLPEVVAMTFPMSSLLSALLGMTGLAAGSELIALKSLGIPFSRVLRPIVVASLLVSLGTLAFNETVVPFTSLAADRLLKYEVMKNQASALQEKVFLRDESGGELRRVLYVNQMDTRKGILKDVMVHEFEGGRLVRTSVAQQGVWKDGQWWIEDGRVYDVNSRGDINLLFRFERQRLALNLSPEQIQRSTRRPVDMSAHELWAYIRQASMIGSDLSKLWVMFHLKLAVPWACVIMAVLGAGFGASRQGRSGSGMGFGISVVIVFAYYVVMSMCRALGEAGAIWPSLAAWAPNLVFMIVAVFFARRVDR from the coding sequence GTGAGAATTTCCGGGGGCCTCTCCCCGCTGGGCCTGCACATCCTGGACCGCCTCGTCTTGAAGGCGGTCGCCGGTCCTTTCGTGTTCGGGGTGCTGATCTTCACCCTGATCTTCGTGGCGGGCGACCTGCTCTTCCAGGCGGCGAGACTGATCATAGAACAGGGCGTTTCCCTGGGGGTCGTGACGCGCCTCTTCCTCTACCGCCTGCCGGAGGTCGTCGCCATGACCTTCCCCATGTCCTCGCTGCTGAGCGCACTCCTGGGGATGACCGGCCTGGCCGCGGGCAGCGAGCTGATCGCCCTGAAGTCCCTGGGCATCCCGTTCTCGCGCGTGCTCCGGCCCATCGTCGTCGCGTCGCTCCTCGTCTCGTTGGGGACCCTGGCCTTCAACGAGACCGTGGTGCCCTTCACATCCCTCGCCGCGGACCGGCTGCTCAAGTACGAGGTGATGAAGAACCAGGCATCCGCGCTCCAGGAGAAGGTCTTCCTGCGCGACGAGAGCGGCGGGGAGCTCCGGCGGGTTCTCTACGTCAACCAGATGGACACGAGGAAGGGGATCCTGAAGGACGTCATGGTGCACGAGTTCGAGGGCGGACGCCTGGTGCGCACCTCCGTGGCGCAGCAGGGGGTCTGGAAGGACGGGCAGTGGTGGATCGAGGACGGCCGCGTCTACGACGTCAACAGCCGGGGCGACATCAACCTGCTCTTCCGCTTCGAGCGGCAGCGGCTCGCGCTGAACCTCTCGCCCGAGCAGATCCAGCGCAGCACGAGGCGCCCGGTGGACATGAGCGCCCACGAGCTGTGGGCCTACATCCGCCAGGCCAGCATGATCGGGTCGGACCTCTCGAAGCTCTGGGTGATGTTTCACCTGAAGCTGGCCGTTCCCTGGGCCTGCGTCATCATGGCGGTCCTGGGCGCGGGGTTCGGCGCGTCGCGCCAGGGCCGGTCCGGCTCGGGGATGGGATTCGGCATCAGCGTCGTCATCGTCTTCGCCTATTACGTCGTGATGTCGATGTGCCGCGCCCTCGGCGAGGCCGGGGCGATCTGGCCCTCGCTGGCCGCGTGGGCCCCCAACCTGGTGTTCATGATCGTGGCGGTCTTCTTCGCGCGCCGGGTGGACCGATGA
- the lpxI gene encoding UDP-2,3-diacylglucosamine diphosphatase LpxI (LpxI, functionally equivalent to LpxH, replaces it in LPS biosynthesis in a minority of bacteria.), translating into MSAPEGRIVLIAGEGALPVEIARRLHERGTPPVVVTLRGDDGALAPWSEAVVHLRFPSLGRVVREARRRGSERLIMAGHIAKRTIYLLPALFDPLTRSVLSATPRDDHALLGSIVEAFEREGIAVLPYWQILPEFLAPEGRLGSRAPTEAELQDVRYGAEVLSVTLPCSFGQAIVVADRAVVAIEAMEGTDAMIGRCGALSGRGVVVKMMRSDQDLRYDLPTVGPGTIESMRRAGLTCLAVEAGRTLVLEPDRTLESADACGIAVWGMRSCPSS; encoded by the coding sequence ATGAGCGCACCGGAGGGCCGGATCGTCCTGATCGCCGGGGAGGGCGCGCTGCCCGTGGAGATCGCGAGGCGCCTCCACGAGCGGGGGACCCCTCCCGTCGTCGTCACCCTGAGGGGCGACGACGGGGCGCTCGCCCCATGGTCCGAGGCCGTGGTCCATCTCCGGTTCCCGAGTCTGGGGCGCGTCGTCCGCGAGGCGCGGCGCCGCGGCTCAGAGCGCCTCATCATGGCCGGGCACATCGCCAAGAGGACGATTTACCTCCTGCCCGCCCTCTTCGACCCCCTCACCCGCTCGGTGCTCTCCGCCACGCCGCGGGACGACCATGCGCTTCTGGGGTCGATCGTAGAGGCGTTCGAGCGGGAGGGCATCGCCGTCCTCCCCTACTGGCAGATCCTGCCGGAGTTCCTGGCGCCGGAGGGGCGGCTGGGCTCCCGCGCCCCGACCGAGGCCGAGCTGCAGGACGTCCGATACGGGGCGGAGGTCCTGAGCGTCACGCTGCCCTGTTCCTTCGGCCAGGCGATCGTGGTGGCGGACCGAGCCGTCGTGGCCATCGAGGCGATGGAGGGGACGGACGCGATGATCGGGCGCTGCGGCGCGCTGTCGGGCCGGGGCGTCGTCGTCAAGATGATGCGGTCCGACCAGGACCTGCGCTACGACCTGCCGACCGTCGGGCCCGGGACCATCGAGTCCATGAGGCGCGCGGGGCTGACCTGCCTGGCCGTCGAGGCGGGGCGGACCCTGGTCCTGGAGCCGGATCGGACGCTCGAAAGCGCCGACGCCTGCGGGATCGCCGTCTGGGGGATGCGGTCGTGTCCCTCTTCGTGA
- a CDS encoding lipid-A-disaccharide synthase, whose amino-acid sequence MSLFVSCGEVSGDLYAAGLVRALLRRRSALRGRIWGMMGPRTEEACGEFAPDLPRWSYEELKLMGITEVLPAIPRLLQLRRTMVRAILERRPEAVVVVDSPDFHLGLVSRLRCAGYGGKTVYLATPTVWAWRSGRVRALRRDFDLCLPLFSFEHRYLAERGVNSRWAVHPLVEGLKGCRAPEALRRRTGRARVIALMPGSRRYDIRYHLERLMGAARILRDDGRLPIFSIAPGLSPALAAELRERLEGFETWDGEGRELMEAAEAVAGVSGTVAVEAMLLRRYMVVIYNGNAVSWAIARALVRIPYISIPNYLAGPPGTPLYPELLRGDARPERIVQELYRYTDDPAVRSEADRRMEEGRDAMGVGNAAGFWAEAILP is encoded by the coding sequence GTGTCCCTCTTCGTGAGCTGCGGAGAGGTCAGCGGGGACCTCTACGCAGCCGGGCTCGTCCGGGCGCTGCTGAGGCGAAGGTCGGCCCTGAGGGGCCGGATATGGGGCATGATGGGGCCGCGGACCGAGGAGGCCTGCGGGGAGTTCGCGCCGGACCTTCCCCGCTGGAGCTACGAGGAGCTCAAGCTGATGGGCATCACGGAGGTGTTGCCCGCGATCCCGCGCCTCCTCCAGCTGCGACGCACGATGGTCCGGGCCATCCTGGAGCGGAGGCCGGAGGCCGTCGTGGTGGTCGACAGCCCGGACTTTCACCTGGGCCTGGTATCGAGGCTACGGTGCGCGGGCTACGGGGGAAAAACCGTCTACCTGGCGACCCCGACCGTCTGGGCCTGGCGCAGCGGGCGCGTCCGGGCCCTGCGCCGGGACTTTGACCTGTGCCTGCCGCTCTTCTCCTTCGAGCACCGCTACCTGGCCGAGCGGGGCGTGAACTCCCGCTGGGCGGTCCACCCGCTGGTCGAGGGGCTGAAGGGCTGCCGTGCGCCCGAGGCGCTTCGGCGCCGCACCGGGCGCGCGCGCGTCATCGCGCTCATGCCGGGGAGCCGGCGGTACGACATCCGCTACCACCTGGAACGGCTGATGGGCGCGGCCCGGATCCTGAGGGACGATGGACGGCTTCCGATCTTCTCCATCGCGCCGGGCCTCTCGCCCGCCCTCGCCGCGGAGCTCCGGGAACGCCTCGAGGGGTTCGAGACGTGGGACGGAGAGGGCCGGGAGCTGATGGAAGCCGCGGAGGCCGTCGCGGGGGTCAGCGGGACGGTCGCGGTGGAGGCGATGCTGCTGCGCCGTTACATGGTGGTGATCTACAACGGCAACGCGGTCTCCTGGGCCATAGCGCGCGCGCTGGTACGGATCCCCTACATCTCGATCCCGAACTATCTGGCCGGTCCGCCCGGCACGCCGCTCTACCCGGAGCTGCTCCGGGGCGACGCGCGGCCCGAACGGATCGTCCAGGAGCTGTACCGCTATACCGACGACCCCGCCGTTCGCTCCGAGGCCGACCGCCGCATGGAGGAGGGCCGGGACGCCATGGGCGTCGGGAACGCCGCCGGGTTCTGGGCGGAGGCTATTTTACCGTAA
- a CDS encoding cdisaccharide synthetase — MRVSILTNGPGELWDWARPMATELRLRGHSVSLWLLPCPFASGREREVASLLGVDKLEGPSGVARTWRGLGAERTDYVLQLGGDLMFGTHLAHAAKAPLFVYTYGAKKGLDRAQAVFTACPAMASGISGKSGARSIGDLVRDALEMDVHSPSAASWDWPDEPDSPRLLLLPGSRPAIRRVALDWLTAVVAALRSEFPRLRVRTLFSPFMLDSELEEWRDAGLEPVRAGAGIAMRGADYALTQPGTNTLEMMHCGLPGLTAAPHAFLEHIPVAGLRGFATSLPFVGRRIRRAAVERILARHNGFISLPNRIANRSIVDELYGDVTPQTLALRIASALRDPEGLGRTRAALLELSGEGGAAARLCDALEAQGRRVPR, encoded by the coding sequence ATGAGGGTCTCCATACTGACGAACGGACCCGGAGAGCTGTGGGACTGGGCGAGGCCGATGGCGACGGAGCTGCGCCTGCGGGGGCACTCCGTCTCCCTGTGGCTCCTGCCCTGCCCCTTCGCGTCGGGCCGGGAGCGCGAGGTCGCCTCGCTGTTGGGGGTCGACAAGCTCGAGGGCCCGAGCGGCGTTGCGCGGACCTGGCGGGGGCTCGGGGCCGAACGGACGGACTACGTCCTGCAGCTGGGGGGGGACCTGATGTTCGGGACCCACCTCGCGCACGCCGCCAAGGCGCCCCTGTTCGTCTACACCTACGGTGCCAAAAAGGGCCTGGACCGGGCGCAGGCGGTCTTCACGGCCTGCCCGGCGATGGCCTCGGGCATCTCCGGCAAGTCCGGGGCACGCTCCATCGGGGATCTCGTCCGGGACGCCCTGGAGATGGACGTGCACAGCCCCTCCGCCGCGTCCTGGGACTGGCCGGACGAGCCCGACTCGCCCCGGCTCCTGCTGCTCCCGGGGAGTCGGCCTGCCATCCGTCGGGTGGCCTTGGACTGGCTGACCGCCGTCGTCGCCGCGCTCCGTTCCGAGTTTCCAAGGCTGCGGGTTCGGACGCTTTTCTCGCCGTTCATGCTGGACTCCGAACTCGAGGAATGGCGCGACGCGGGGCTCGAGCCCGTCCGGGCCGGGGCGGGCATCGCGATGCGGGGCGCGGACTACGCCCTGACTCAGCCGGGGACGAACACTCTGGAGATGATGCACTGCGGGCTGCCCGGTCTGACGGCTGCGCCACACGCCTTTCTGGAGCACATCCCCGTCGCCGGGCTGCGCGGGTTCGCCACATCCCTGCCATTCGTGGGCAGGAGGATACGCCGCGCGGCGGTCGAGCGCATCCTGGCGCGCCACAACGGCTTCATCTCCCTGCCGAACCGCATCGCGAACCGCTCCATCGTGGACGAGCTGTACGGGGACGTCACCCCGCAGACGCTCGCCCTGCGGATCGCCTCCGCGCTGCGAGACCCGGAGGGGCTCGGCCGAACGCGTGCGGCGCTCCTGGAGCTCTCAGGAGAGGGCGGAGCCGCCGCGCGGCTGTGCGACGCCCTGGAAGCGCAGGGACGCCGCGTTCCCCGGTGA
- a CDS encoding ABC transporter ATP-binding protein yields the protein MPAQNPGAARRLAAYAAPYRYRLAGAVFFMLASSGLNILPPWLFKSVVDDVLISKNLFALNLICVSVILIFVLKAMTLYGREYLMNDVGQRVVMDIRIVLYDHMQRMSLRTLHASRVGELMSRITGDVATLQNLVTNTFVELVFNAVTFVGMFLFILFINWRLTLLIIVVLPVVAWLLVFAGRRLRRAGHRVQERLADLTAVAAEAFSAIRIVRAFATEEQELERFRRGNVENFEALLRAVRIQASLSGVIEVFLICALAIVFWFGGRSVIGGALSPGELIAFIGYIAFMVQPIRTVMSRMGSLQTGLAATERIFAMLNTPTESTDRARTDPGRLRGEVVFEDVRFSYTEGQEILKGISLSVRPGERVAIVGPTGSGKSTLVDLIPRFYDPTSGRVLLDGYEADTLLLPHLRRQIGIVPQESVLMKGSIAFNIAYGLSSGLGQDPLSDPKLMSAIRRAAHIADIDSFIEGLPEGYATEVGERGVTLSGGQRQRIAIARAVVRDPRILILDEATSSLDLAVERQVQEAMNRAMAGRTSFVIAHRLSTVRTADRILVLEGGRIVQEGTHESLIREGGLYSRLHRLQFDEADKEALP from the coding sequence ATGCCGGCACAGAACCCCGGCGCCGCGCGTCGGCTGGCCGCCTACGCCGCTCCCTACCGGTACCGCCTCGCGGGAGCGGTGTTTTTCATGCTCGCTTCCTCGGGGCTCAACATCCTTCCCCCCTGGCTCTTCAAGAGCGTGGTCGACGACGTCCTGATCTCCAAGAATCTGTTCGCCCTGAACCTGATCTGCGTCTCCGTCATCCTGATCTTCGTCCTCAAGGCCATGACGCTCTACGGGCGGGAATACCTGATGAACGACGTCGGGCAGCGCGTCGTGATGGATATCCGGATCGTGCTCTACGACCACATGCAGCGCATGTCGCTGCGCACGCTGCACGCCTCACGGGTCGGCGAGCTGATGAGCCGCATCACCGGCGACGTAGCGACGCTCCAGAACCTCGTCACCAACACCTTCGTCGAGCTGGTCTTCAACGCCGTCACCTTCGTCGGGATGTTCCTCTTCATCCTCTTCATCAACTGGCGGCTCACCCTGCTGATCATCGTCGTGCTGCCCGTGGTCGCGTGGCTTCTGGTCTTTGCGGGCCGCCGGCTCCGCAGGGCCGGGCACCGCGTTCAGGAACGGCTGGCGGACCTGACCGCCGTCGCCGCCGAGGCGTTCTCGGCCATCCGTATCGTGCGCGCCTTCGCGACCGAGGAGCAGGAGCTCGAACGGTTCCGGCGCGGCAACGTCGAGAACTTCGAGGCGCTGCTCCGCGCCGTGCGCATCCAGGCGTCGCTCTCCGGCGTGATCGAGGTGTTCCTGATCTGCGCGCTCGCCATCGTCTTCTGGTTCGGGGGCCGGAGCGTGATCGGCGGAGCGCTGTCGCCCGGCGAGCTGATCGCCTTCATCGGCTACATCGCCTTCATGGTCCAGCCCATCCGCACCGTGATGAGCCGCATGGGGTCCCTCCAGACCGGGCTTGCCGCGACGGAGCGCATCTTCGCGATGCTGAACACCCCCACGGAATCGACGGACCGCGCGCGGACCGACCCCGGGCGGCTCCGCGGCGAGGTGGTCTTCGAGGACGTCCGCTTCTCCTACACCGAGGGGCAGGAGATCCTGAAGGGCATCAGCCTCTCCGTCCGTCCGGGCGAGCGGGTCGCCATCGTCGGACCGACCGGGTCGGGCAAGTCCACCCTGGTCGACCTCATCCCCCGCTTCTACGACCCCACGTCGGGCCGCGTGCTGTTAGACGGATACGAGGCGGACACCCTGCTTCTGCCCCACCTGCGGCGTCAAATCGGCATCGTCCCGCAGGAGTCGGTGCTGATGAAGGGCTCCATCGCCTTCAACATCGCCTACGGGCTCTCCTCTGGGCTCGGACAAGACCCTTTGTCCGACCCTAAGCTCATGTCGGCGATCCGCAGGGCGGCGCACATCGCCGACATCGACTCGTTCATCGAAGGGCTGCCCGAGGGCTACGCCACGGAGGTCGGCGAGCGGGGCGTGACCCTCTCGGGGGGTCAGAGGCAGCGCATCGCCATCGCGCGCGCCGTCGTCCGCGACCCGCGCATCCTGATCCTGGACGAGGCCACCTCCTCGCTGGACCTGGCCGTGGAGCGCCAGGTCCAGGAGGCGATGAACCGCGCCATGGCGGGGCGGACCTCCTTCGTCATCGCGCACCGTCTCTCGACCGTGAGGACGGCCGACCGCATCCTGGTGCTGGAGGGCGGCCGCATCGTCCAGGAGGGCACGCACGAGAGCCTGATCCGGGAGGGCGGGCTCTACTCCCGGCTCCACCGCCTGCAGTTCGACGAGGCCGACAAGGAAGCCCTGCCATGA
- the lpxK gene encoding tetraacyldisaccharide 4'-kinase, whose amino-acid sequence MTRLGRAIVRNYMRHVRGERFSPLWALLAPASWLNRIVVALWDLLYRHGLRRTEEPPLPIISVGNLTYGGTNKTPFVDMLARIMRDRGVRVGIVSRGYGGGRAPSGTVLVVEGGNGDRSAAGDEPLLLSGRLPDVPIAIAPIRIDGVRELRRRGVGLTIADDAFQHRRLGRDADVVLIDATCPFGNGTLIPSGILREPISALERAHLVVLTKVDQADPEALAELRASVERHVPTERILTSRLRVDGWAEWDGALHPCESPAPATPVLAFSAIGNPESFARSLRDEGLRVVGERRFKDHHRYRSHDLEELAAERARCGAEFLTCTEKDLYNLPADWRPPVPLRVPRVTAVLDEPDRFFSLLADMLRPRLVVASNGYGEDAIGVLLAERLRTRFPASEVLAFPLVGRGDAYRAADFPVCSAPSVTPSGGVVKYRLRDLWGDMRAGLLRHVRDQLRAWGALRGLVRTPLCVGDVYLLLHTLWGCRSRPLFVATAKTVHLSGHWRLERALIRRLVLRAWTRDPESAAQLRRSGADALYAGSPIMDLLGDAPPCPAPMPPRPGDIPLILLLPGSRLRAYDDVRLLLDAAVLLNAARPCAFRMVLAPTLSASRLIASCPGWAPEGPGGPDEVPALRREALCVALTAEPVATAAGGATLLLGLGGTANQLCAGLGIPVVSIDEKGKRVQKKLLGDAEILVKATPEALADGALQVLGDPELFARMSAAGRRRMGAPGALANVVEYAASALGWDVREALYERLRGAVEPRSGGGVTSGAPARRGSR is encoded by the coding sequence ATGACCCGTCTGGGCAGGGCGATCGTCCGCAACTACATGCGCCACGTCCGGGGGGAGCGGTTCTCGCCGCTCTGGGCGCTCCTGGCGCCAGCGTCCTGGCTGAACCGCATCGTCGTCGCGCTCTGGGACCTCCTGTACCGGCATGGGCTGAGGCGGACGGAGGAGCCGCCCCTGCCGATCATCAGCGTGGGGAACCTCACCTACGGGGGCACGAACAAGACCCCGTTCGTCGATATGCTGGCCCGCATCATGCGGGACCGCGGAGTGCGGGTCGGCATCGTCAGCCGCGGATACGGCGGGGGGCGGGCCCCGTCCGGGACGGTCCTGGTCGTCGAGGGGGGAAATGGGGACCGGAGCGCGGCGGGCGACGAGCCCCTGCTCCTCTCCGGACGGCTGCCCGACGTCCCCATCGCCATCGCGCCAATCCGCATCGACGGGGTCCGCGAGCTGCGCCGGCGCGGCGTCGGGCTCACGATCGCCGACGACGCCTTTCAGCACCGCCGGCTGGGCCGGGACGCCGACGTGGTCCTGATCGACGCGACCTGCCCCTTCGGGAACGGGACCCTGATTCCCTCGGGGATCCTGCGGGAACCCATATCCGCCCTCGAGAGGGCGCACCTGGTCGTCCTGACCAAGGTCGACCAGGCCGATCCGGAGGCATTGGCCGAGCTCCGAGCGTCGGTGGAGCGCCATGTCCCCACCGAGCGCATCCTCACCTCCAGGCTCCGGGTCGACGGCTGGGCGGAATGGGACGGGGCGCTGCACCCCTGCGAGTCCCCGGCGCCCGCTACTCCCGTCCTGGCCTTTTCCGCGATCGGGAACCCGGAGAGCTTCGCCCGGTCCCTGAGGGACGAGGGGCTCCGGGTCGTCGGCGAGCGCCGATTCAAGGATCATCACCGCTACCGGAGCCACGACCTGGAGGAGCTTGCCGCCGAACGGGCCCGGTGCGGCGCGGAGTTCCTGACCTGTACCGAGAAGGACCTCTACAACCTCCCCGCCGACTGGCGTCCGCCGGTCCCGCTGCGGGTGCCCCGTGTGACCGCGGTCCTGGACGAGCCGGACCGATTCTTCTCCCTCCTGGCCGACATGCTGAGGCCGCGCCTCGTCGTGGCCTCAAACGGATACGGGGAGGACGCGATCGGCGTGCTCCTGGCGGAGCGGCTCCGCACGCGCTTCCCCGCCTCGGAGGTCCTGGCCTTTCCCCTGGTGGGACGCGGGGACGCCTATCGGGCCGCGGACTTTCCCGTGTGCTCCGCGCCGTCCGTCACACCGTCGGGCGGCGTGGTGAAGTACCGGCTCCGCGACCTGTGGGGAGACATGAGGGCCGGGCTGCTGCGCCACGTCCGAGACCAGCTTCGGGCCTGGGGCGCCCTGCGGGGCCTCGTGCGCACGCCGCTGTGCGTGGGGGACGTCTACCTGCTCCTCCACACCCTGTGGGGCTGCAGGTCCAGGCCGCTCTTCGTCGCCACCGCCAAGACCGTCCATCTGAGCGGGCACTGGCGTCTGGAGCGCGCCCTGATCCGGCGCCTCGTCCTCCGAGCCTGGACGCGCGACCCCGAGAGCGCCGCGCAGCTCAGGAGGTCCGGGGCCGACGCACTCTACGCCGGCAGCCCCATCATGGACCTCCTCGGGGACGCGCCGCCCTGTCCGGCGCCGATGCCCCCCAGACCGGGGGACATTCCTCTGATCCTGCTGCTGCCGGGAAGCCGCCTTCGAGCCTACGACGACGTCCGGCTCCTGCTGGACGCCGCCGTCCTCCTGAACGCGGCGCGGCCCTGCGCCTTTCGGATGGTGCTGGCCCCGACCCTTTCGGCATCTCGCCTGATCGCCTCCTGTCCGGGCTGGGCGCCCGAGGGGCCGGGCGGGCCCGACGAGGTCCCCGCCCTGAGGCGCGAGGCACTGTGCGTCGCCCTCACCGCCGAGCCCGTGGCGACGGCGGCGGGCGGCGCCACGCTCCTGCTCGGGCTGGGAGGGACGGCGAACCAGCTCTGCGCGGGGCTGGGCATCCCCGTGGTCTCGATCGACGAGAAGGGCAAGAGGGTTCAGAAGAAACTGTTGGGGGATGCGGAGATTCTGGTGAAGGCGACGCCGGAGGCGCTTGCGGACGGTGCGCTGCAGGTGCTCGGGGACCCGGAGCTGTTCGCGAGGATGAGCGCGGCGGGGCGACGGCGCATGGGCGCGCCCGGAGCTCTGGCCAATGTGGTGGAGTACGCCGCCTCCGCCCTGGGATGGGACGTTCGGGAGGCGCTTTACGAGAGGCTGCGGGGCGCTGTCGAACCGCGATCTGGAGGCGGGGTCACCTCCGGCGCTCCTGCTCGAAGAGGTAGCCGGTGA
- a CDS encoding prepilin-type N-terminal cleavage/methylation domain-containing protein, with amino-acid sequence MGRLDKTQKIKNGRSAFTLIEIMIVLAIVGLLAGMVVPRIFRYREPPAVRLQRTVEEASNYALSGVSIRLKLEPVESGGHGSVRRGRIAAEVLARAEDPAVPGREKLAWSPVRLTYPPEGEGWRLDPEIVYFYTDGSCTPARISWTQPGAPDSDAETFLLTVTGYLFEQERRR; translated from the coding sequence GTGGGACGCCTCGATAAAACCCAAAAAATCAAAAACGGCCGGTCGGCGTTCACGCTCATCGAGATCATGATCGTGCTGGCGATCGTCGGCCTGCTGGCCGGGATGGTCGTCCCGCGCATCTTCCGCTACAGGGAGCCTCCGGCCGTCCGGCTTCAGCGCACGGTCGAGGAGGCCTCGAACTATGCGCTCTCCGGGGTGTCCATCCGTCTGAAGCTGGAGCCGGTCGAGTCCGGCGGACACGGCAGCGTGCGCCGCGGGCGGATCGCCGCCGAGGTGCTGGCCAGGGCGGAGGACCCCGCCGTCCCCGGTCGGGAGAAGCTCGCCTGGTCGCCCGTCAGGCTGACCTACCCTCCCGAGGGCGAGGGCTGGCGCCTCGACCCCGAGATCGTGTATTTCTACACGGACGGATCCTGCACGCCCGCCCGCATCTCGTGGACGCAGCCGGGCGCCCCGGACTCGGACGCCGAGACGTTTCTGCTGACCGTCACCGGCTACCTCTTCGAGCAGGAGCGCCGGAGGTGA
- the gspG gene encoding type II secretion system major pseudopilin GspG gives MNGKHRTIRRMARRAGFTLIEIMVVVVILGLLAALVVPRIGSQVDEAKRTTARTQIKGLEDAAELYRLHNGFYPSTQQGLDALVKAPTTSPVPKRYQEGGYIKSVPDDPWGNPYIYRNKNGRVQIVSTGPDGEEGGEGNNADITNDD, from the coding sequence ATGAACGGCAAACACAGGACAATACGGCGTATGGCCCGCAGGGCGGGCTTCACCCTGATCGAGATCATGGTGGTGGTGGTGATCCTGGGGCTACTGGCGGCGCTGGTGGTCCCCCGGATCGGCTCGCAGGTGGACGAGGCGAAGCGTACGACGGCGCGGACGCAGATCAAGGGCCTCGAGGATGCGGCGGAGCTGTATCGGCTGCACAATGGCTTCTACCCCAGCACCCAGCAGGGGCTCGACGCGCTGGTGAAGGCGCCGACCACCTCGCCCGTCCCCAAGCGCTACCAGGAGGGCGGGTACATCAAGAGCGTCCCCGACGACCCCTGGGGCAATCCCTACATCTACCGCAACAAGAACGGCCGGGTCCAGATCGTCAGCACGGGCCCGGACGGCGAGGAGGGCGGGGAGGGGAATAACGCCGACATCACCAACGACGATTAG